A section of the Rhizobium sp. SSA_523 genome encodes:
- a CDS encoding acyloxyacyl hydrolase codes for MMKLRRVTCAVLASAATILGAAPGAVAPAFAQDMIFDEARFGVLGAIDNTYLNDEKGAFITGMLFFDPFDSDSATGWDRLARPRVHVGGDVSTAGEANQIYAGFTWTANLTERFFLEAGFGGTLTDAKKDNDGTRGPFVGCAALFHEYLGAGVNLDKNWRVIAQVEHSSHAGLCGDDNSGLTRAGVLVGYKF; via the coding sequence ATGATGAAGTTGCGCCGGGTGACGTGCGCGGTGCTGGCGTCAGCAGCCACGATTCTGGGCGCTGCTCCTGGCGCAGTCGCGCCGGCTTTCGCGCAGGACATGATTTTCGATGAAGCGCGGTTCGGCGTTCTCGGCGCGATCGACAACACCTATCTCAACGACGAGAAAGGCGCCTTCATCACCGGCATGCTGTTCTTCGATCCCTTCGACAGCGACAGCGCCACCGGCTGGGACCGCCTGGCGCGGCCGCGTGTCCACGTCGGCGGCGACGTATCGACGGCCGGCGAAGCCAACCAGATCTATGCGGGCTTCACCTGGACTGCGAACCTGACCGAGCGCTTCTTCCTCGAAGCCGGCTTCGGCGGCACGCTGACGGATGCCAAGAAGGACAATGACGGCACGCGCGGTCCCTTCGTCGGATGCGCTGCACTGTTTCACGAATATCTCGGCGCCGGCGTCAATCTCGACAAGAACTGGCGCGTCATCGCCCAGGTCGAGCATTCATCGCATGCCGGACTGTGCGGCGACGATAATAGCGGCCTCACCCGCGCCGGCGTTCTGGTCGGCTACAAGTTTTAA
- the purL gene encoding phosphoribosylformylglycinamidine synthase subunit PurL, with translation MTISNSLPITPDLIAAHGLKPDEYQRILDLIGREPSFTELGIFSAMWNEHCSYKSSKKWLRTLPTKGPRVIQGPGENAGVVDIDDGDCVVFKMESHNHPSYIEPYQGAATGVGGILRDVFTMGARPIAAMNALRFGAPDHAKTRHLVSGVVAGVGGYGNSFGVPTVGGEVEFDARYNGNILVNAFAAGLAKSDAIFYSKAEGVGLPVVYLGAKTGRDGVGGATMASAEFDEQIEEKRPTVQVGDPFTEKCLLEACLELMGTGAVIAIQDMGAAGLTCSAVEMGAKGDLGIELDLDKVPVREERMTAYEMMLSESQERMLMVLRPEKEDEAKAIFVKWGLDFAIVGKTTDDLRFRVLHQGEEVANLPIKELGDEAPEYDRPWQASNGRAALPADQVQAPKDYNAALLDLVGSPNQSSRRWVYEQYDTLIQGNSLQLPGGDAGVVRVDGHPSKALAFSSDVTPRYVEADPVEGGKQAVAECWRNITATGAEPLAATDNLNFGNPEKPDIMGQFVGAVQGIGEACRALDFPIVSGNVSLYNETNGVAILPTPTIAGVGLLPDWSKMARIGSAKTGDVLIMIGTDGSHLGSSIYLRDILGSSEGPAPSVDLAAERRHGDFVRSIIRNGQVTACHDISSGGLAIALAEMCMASLKGARISLEDCRGLPHALLFGEDQARYVIAVPADLAHFVRASAESAGVPFRTLGSVEGERLVIDDLVDVAVVDLVNAHESWFPRFMA, from the coding sequence ATGACCATTTCCAATAGCCTGCCGATCACGCCCGACCTCATTGCCGCCCACGGACTGAAGCCCGACGAATATCAGCGGATTCTCGACCTGATCGGTCGCGAGCCAAGCTTTACCGAGCTCGGCATCTTCTCCGCGATGTGGAATGAGCATTGCTCCTACAAGTCTTCCAAGAAGTGGCTGCGCACGCTGCCCACCAAGGGGCCACGGGTCATCCAGGGTCCGGGCGAGAATGCCGGCGTGGTCGATATCGACGATGGCGACTGCGTGGTCTTCAAGATGGAGAGCCATAACCATCCCTCCTATATCGAGCCCTATCAGGGTGCGGCGACCGGCGTTGGCGGTATCTTGCGCGATGTCTTCACCATGGGCGCGCGCCCGATTGCCGCGATGAATGCGCTGCGCTTCGGTGCGCCCGATCATGCCAAGACCCGCCATCTGGTCTCCGGCGTCGTCGCAGGCGTCGGCGGCTATGGCAATTCCTTCGGCGTTCCGACCGTGGGCGGCGAGGTGGAGTTCGACGCGCGCTATAACGGCAATATCCTGGTCAATGCCTTTGCCGCCGGCCTCGCCAAGAGCGATGCAATCTTCTACTCCAAGGCCGAAGGCGTCGGCCTGCCGGTCGTCTATCTCGGTGCCAAGACAGGGCGCGACGGCGTTGGCGGCGCGACCATGGCCTCGGCCGAATTCGACGAGCAGATCGAGGAGAAGCGTCCGACCGTGCAGGTTGGCGATCCCTTCACCGAAAAATGCCTGCTGGAAGCCTGCCTGGAGCTGATGGGAACCGGTGCTGTCATCGCCATCCAGGACATGGGAGCTGCCGGCCTGACCTGCTCTGCCGTCGAGATGGGTGCCAAGGGCGATCTCGGCATCGAGCTCGACCTCGACAAGGTGCCCGTGCGCGAAGAGCGCATGACCGCCTATGAGATGATGCTGTCGGAAAGCCAGGAGCGCATGCTCATGGTTCTGCGGCCCGAAAAGGAAGACGAGGCCAAGGCGATCTTCGTCAAATGGGGTCTCGATTTCGCTATTGTCGGCAAGACCACCGATGATCTTCGCTTCCGTGTCCTGCATCAGGGCGAAGAGGTGGCCAATCTGCCGATCAAGGAACTGGGTGACGAGGCGCCGGAATATGACCGTCCCTGGCAGGCCTCCAACGGCCGCGCGGCTCTGCCGGCCGATCAGGTTCAGGCACCGAAGGATTACAATGCGGCCCTGCTGGACCTCGTGGGCTCTCCCAACCAGTCCAGCCGTCGCTGGGTCTATGAACAGTATGACACGCTGATCCAGGGCAATTCGCTGCAATTGCCGGGCGGCGATGCCGGCGTCGTGCGCGTCGACGGCCATCCGAGCAAGGCGCTGGCCTTTTCTTCCGACGTCACGCCGCGTTATGTGGAGGCCGATCCGGTGGAAGGCGGCAAGCAGGCCGTTGCCGAATGCTGGCGCAATATCACCGCGACCGGCGCCGAGCCGCTGGCGGCGACCGACAATCTCAATTTCGGCAATCCGGAAAAGCCCGACATCATGGGCCAGTTCGTCGGCGCCGTTCAGGGCATCGGCGAGGCCTGCCGCGCGCTGGATTTCCCGATCGTCTCCGGCAATGTCTCGCTCTACAACGAGACCAATGGCGTGGCGATCCTGCCGACACCCACGATCGCCGGCGTCGGCCTTCTGCCGGACTGGTCGAAAATGGCGCGCATCGGCTCGGCCAAAACGGGCGATGTGCTGATCATGATCGGTACCGACGGCAGTCACCTCGGCTCCTCGATCTATCTGCGCGACATTCTCGGCTCCTCCGAAGGGCCGGCCCCTTCCGTGGATCTTGCCGCGGAACGTCGGCATGGCGATTTCGTCCGCTCCATCATCCGCAATGGCCAGGTGACCGCCTGCCACGACATCTCCTCGGGCGGATTGGCCATCGCATTGGCGGAAATGTGCATGGCCTCCCTGAAGGGCGCCAGGATTTCGCTGGAGGATTGTCGCGGCCTGCCGCATGCCCTGCTCTTCGGGGAAGACCAGGCGCGCTACGTCATCGCCGTACCGGCCGATCTGGCGCATTTCGTTCGCGCCAGCGCCGAATCGGCCGGCGTGCCCTTCCGCACCCTGGGTAGCGTGGAAGGCGAACGTCTCGTCATCGATGATCTGGTCGATGTCGCCGTTGTGGATCTCGTCAATGCGCATGAAAGCTGGTTCCCCCGCTTCATGGCCTGA
- a CDS encoding BolA/IbaG family iron-sulfur metabolism protein, producing the protein MPMRPGDIEDMIKAGIPGAKVTIRDLAGDGDHYAAEVVAEAFRGKTRVQQHQMVYEALKGNMGGVLHALALQTSAPE; encoded by the coding sequence ATGCCCATGCGCCCCGGTGATATCGAAGACATGATCAAGGCGGGGATACCGGGTGCCAAAGTCACGATTCGCGATCTGGCCGGCGATGGCGACCATTATGCGGCTGAGGTTGTCGCGGAAGCCTTTCGCGGCAAGACCCGCGTGCAGCAGCATCAGATGGTCTATGAGGCGCTGAAGGGCAATATGGGCGGCGTGCTGCATGCCCTCGCCCTGCAGACCTCCGCACCGGAGTAA
- the grxD gene encoding Grx4 family monothiol glutaredoxin, translating into MSAVHDMIDSQVKGSDVVLFMKGTPQFPQCGFSGQVVQILDYLGVDYKGVNVLADQDIRQGIKDYSNWPTIPQLYVKGEFLGGCDIVREMFQSGELQNHFQEQGIAVRGAA; encoded by the coding sequence ATGAGCGCAGTTCACGATATGATCGATAGCCAGGTGAAGGGCAGCGATGTCGTGCTCTTCATGAAGGGCACCCCGCAATTCCCGCAGTGTGGTTTCTCGGGCCAGGTGGTCCAGATCCTCGATTATCTCGGCGTCGATTACAAGGGCGTCAATGTTCTGGCGGACCAAGACATCCGCCAGGGCATCAAGGACTATTCGAACTGGCCCACAATCCCCCAGCTCTACGTCAAGGGCGAATTCCTCGGCGGCTGCGATATCGTGCGTGAGATGTTCCAGTCCGGCGAATTGCAGAATCATTTCCAGGAACAGGGTATCGCCGTTCGCGGCGCTGCCTGA
- a CDS encoding multidrug effflux MFS transporter: protein MGKAEFIGMMAMLMALNALAIDIMLPALQEIGAALDVSDVNDRQFIVSSYLFGFGFAQLIYGPISDRFGRRKPMIFGLTLYIICALAIVAVPSFSGLLLLRFIQGAGAASTRVITVSIVRDVYGGRAMAEVMSLIMMVFMIVPIIAPGTGQLIMLGGDWHLIFLFIAVMAVAILVWMTMRLPETMAPEDMRPLTLRSVIGGFRIVLTNRIALCYTISATFIFGALFGFINSAQQIYVGIYGLGAWFPLAFAAVAAFMSLSSFLNARLVGRFGMRRLSHASLLSFIAITVTWLAVQVFAWQPMPFLLFLSFFGLAMFMFGWIGANFNSLAMEPLGHVAGTASAVLGFMSTVGGAAIGALIGQAFNGTALPMVAGFCAVSFIGLFFVLLAERGKLFQPQNPRV from the coding sequence ATGGGCAAGGCGGAATTTATCGGCATGATGGCCATGTTGATGGCGCTCAACGCGCTTGCCATCGACATCATGCTGCCGGCTCTGCAGGAGATCGGCGCCGCGCTCGATGTTAGCGATGTCAATGATCGCCAATTCATCGTGTCATCCTATCTCTTCGGCTTCGGCTTTGCCCAACTCATCTACGGCCCGATTTCCGACCGCTTTGGGCGGCGCAAGCCGATGATCTTCGGCCTGACGCTGTATATCATCTGCGCTCTGGCCATCGTGGCCGTGCCGTCCTTTTCCGGCCTGCTGCTTCTGCGCTTCATCCAGGGCGCCGGCGCTGCCTCCACCCGCGTGATCACCGTTTCCATCGTCCGCGACGTCTATGGCGGGCGGGCCATGGCGGAAGTCATGTCGCTGATCATGATGGTCTTCATGATCGTTCCGATCATTGCGCCGGGCACGGGCCAGTTGATCATGCTGGGCGGCGACTGGCACCTGATCTTCCTGTTCATTGCGGTCATGGCGGTCGCCATTCTGGTGTGGATGACCATGCGCCTGCCGGAAACCATGGCGCCGGAAGACATGCGGCCCTTGACCCTGCGCTCGGTCATCGGCGGCTTTCGCATCGTCCTCACCAACCGCATCGCGCTCTGTTACACCATTTCTGCCACCTTCATCTTCGGCGCCCTGTTCGGCTTCATCAATTCGGCGCAGCAGATCTATGTCGGCATTTATGGGCTGGGCGCCTGGTTCCCGCTGGCCTTTGCCGCTGTGGCCGCTTTCATGTCGCTGTCCTCCTTCCTGAATGCGAGGCTTGTCGGACGCTTTGGCATGCGGCGCCTGTCGCATGCCTCGCTTCTGTCCTTCATCGCCATCACGGTCACCTGGCTGGCCGTTCAGGTTTTCGCCTGGCAGCCTATGCCCTTCCTGCTCTTCCTGAGCTTCTTCGGCCTTGCAATGTTCATGTTCGGCTGGATCGGCGCCAATTTCAACTCGCTCGCCATGGAGCCGCTTGGCCATGTCGCCGGCACGGCGTCGGCAGTTCTGGGCTTCATGAGCACGGTCGGCGGGGCGGCGATCGGCGCCCTGATCGGCCAGGCTTTCAATGGAACCGCATTGCCAATGGTGGCGGGCTTCTGCGCGGTCTCCTTCATCGGCCTGTTCTTCGTGCTGCTCGCAGAGCGCGGCAAGCTGTTCCAGCCGCAAAATCCACGGGTCTGA
- a CDS encoding inositol monophosphatase family protein, with amino-acid sequence MSIDVIALADVLRHAAKAEILPRFRRLNHEDVRAKSEATDLVTEADIHAERVIRAGVEALAPEALFIGEESVAADPQLLSKLADAELAVVVDPVDGTFNFASGIPAFGVMASIVYRQETIAGIIYDPMGDDWVMAEKGGGAFLRRPDGDALKLSVAAAKPVPAMIGMASAGYFFGEEREKILANLAKVRMFASYRCSAQEYRTFAGGHVDFVLYNKLMPWDHLAGTLIAQEAGGYVRHFDASPYRPTDLDGGLLVATDADSWHSLRDALIG; translated from the coding sequence ATGTCCATTGATGTGATCGCCTTGGCGGACGTGCTGCGTCATGCCGCCAAAGCGGAAATTCTGCCGCGCTTTCGCCGCCTGAACCATGAGGATGTCCGTGCCAAGAGCGAGGCCACCGATCTGGTGACCGAGGCCGATATTCATGCGGAGCGCGTGATCAGGGCAGGGGTCGAGGCTCTTGCGCCGGAGGCTCTGTTCATTGGCGAGGAATCGGTGGCAGCCGATCCGCAGCTCCTGTCGAAGCTTGCCGACGCCGAATTGGCCGTGGTCGTCGATCCGGTCGACGGAACCTTCAACTTCGCGTCAGGCATTCCCGCCTTCGGCGTCATGGCCTCGATCGTCTATCGTCAGGAAACCATTGCGGGCATCATCTATGATCCGATGGGCGATGATTGGGTCATGGCTGAAAAGGGCGGCGGGGCATTCCTGCGGCGGCCGGATGGCGATGCGTTGAAACTGTCCGTCGCCGCCGCGAAACCCGTTCCCGCGATGATCGGCATGGCCTCGGCCGGCTATTTCTTCGGTGAGGAGCGCGAGAAGATCCTGGCCAATCTCGCCAAGGTGCGCATGTTCGCTTCCTATCGCTGCTCGGCGCAGGAATATCGCACCTTTGCCGGCGGGCATGTGGATTTCGTGCTCTACAACAAGCTGATGCCCTGGGACCACCTGGCCGGGACGCTCATCGCGCAGGAGGCAGGCGGTTATGTGCGCCATTTCGACGCGAGCCCCTATCGACCGACGGATCTGGATGGCGGCCTGCTGGTGGCCACCGATGCCGATAGCTGGCACAGCCTGCGCGACGCTCTGATCGGCTGA
- the ttcA gene encoding tRNA 2-thiocytidine(32) synthetase TtcA, whose protein sequence is MTLAVAKQEMAERLLESLPENRPDPLPESPPVSLSGDASGALRSDLVGDLVGDLGGDLAGDLPEDDGFLHGLFRHAPQTTAFNKLRKRLLRQVRQAIDDFAMLKDQRRWLIGLSGGKDSYSLLALLMDLQWRGLLPVELVACNLDQGQPNFPKHILPDYLSGLGIAHRIEYRDTYSVVKAKVPEGATYCSLCSRLRRGNLYRVAREEGCEALVLGHHRDDILETFFMNLFHGGRLAGMPAKLLNDEGDLLVLRPLAYCAEEDLAKFAAAMQFPIIPCDLCGSQDGLQRNAMKQMLTAMEMQMPGRKDRMLRALSHVNPSHLLDPNLFDFASLTPSQTS, encoded by the coding sequence GTGACGCTGGCGGTCGCAAAACAGGAGATGGCGGAGCGGCTGTTGGAAAGCCTGCCGGAAAACCGGCCAGACCCTCTGCCGGAAAGCCCGCCCGTGAGCCTGTCGGGCGACGCATCAGGCGCTCTCAGGAGCGATCTGGTGGGCGATCTGGTGGGCGATCTGGGAGGCGATCTGGCGGGGGACCTGCCGGAGGATGACGGTTTCCTGCACGGCCTTTTTCGTCATGCGCCACAAACCACCGCCTTCAACAAGCTGCGCAAGCGGCTCCTGCGGCAGGTCCGCCAGGCCATAGATGATTTCGCCATGCTGAAGGATCAGCGCCGCTGGCTGATCGGCCTGTCCGGCGGCAAGGATTCCTATTCGCTGCTGGCGCTCTTGATGGATCTGCAGTGGCGCGGCCTGTTGCCGGTGGAGCTCGTCGCCTGCAATCTGGATCAGGGACAGCCCAATTTCCCTAAACATATCCTGCCGGATTACCTGTCCGGCCTCGGCATTGCCCATCGCATCGAATATCGCGACACCTATTCCGTGGTGAAGGCAAAAGTGCCGGAAGGCGCCACCTATTGCTCGCTCTGTTCCCGGCTCCGGCGCGGCAATCTCTATCGCGTCGCCCGCGAGGAAGGATGCGAAGCGCTGGTCCTTGGCCATCACCGGGACGACATTCTCGAAACCTTCTTCATGAACCTCTTCCACGGCGGCCGACTGGCCGGCATGCCGGCGAAACTGCTGAATGACGAGGGGGATCTTCTGGTTCTTCGGCCGCTCGCCTATTGCGCCGAGGAGGATCTCGCAAAATTTGCCGCAGCCATGCAATTTCCCATCATTCCCTGCGACCTGTGCGGGTCACAGGACGGCTTGCAGCGCAATGCCATGAAGCAGATGCTGACGGCGATGGAAATGCAGATGCCCGGCCGCAAGGACCGCATGCTGCGGGCCTTGTCGCATGTCAATCCGTCGCATCTCCTCGATCCCAATCTCTTCGATTTCGCCTCCCTCACCCCCTCCCAGACCAGTTGA
- the alaS gene encoding alanine--tRNA ligase gives MSGVNEIRSTFLDYFRKNGHEIVSSSPLVPRNDPTLMFTNAGMVQFKNVFTGLETRPYSTASTSQKVVRAGGKHNDLDNVGYTARHLTFFEMLGNFSFGDYFKERAIELAWNLVTRDFDLPKERLLVTVYADDEDAATLWKKIAGLSDDKIIRIGTSDNFWQMGDTGPCGPCSEIFIDQGENVWGGPPGSAEEDGDRFLEFWNLVFMQFDQTAPGERTPLPRPSIDTGMGLERMACILQGVQSVFDTDLFRSLISATEDVLRCKAEGDQAASFRVIADHLRSSAFLIADGVLPSNEGRGYVLRRIMRRAMRHMQLLGAREPLMYRLLPVLISEMGRAYPELGRAEALISETLKLEETKFRATLARGLSLLSDATETLTKGQSLDGETAFKLYDTYGFPLDLTQDALRARGIGVDLTGFNDAMQRQKAEARANWAGSGEKATENVWFELKEKFGASEFLGYDTESAEGVVQAIVRDGGVVEGAKAGDVVQVVVNQTPFYGESGGQMGDTGEITTDRARLTVTDTQKKGEGLFVHSAVVAEGEVKSGEAVVLSVDHHRRSKLRANHSATHLLHEALREVLGTHVAQKGSLVAPERLRFDISHPKPMSAEELQRVEDMANAIILQNAPVTTRLMSVDDAIAEGAMALFGEKYGDEVRVVSMGTGLEGAKAGKAYSVELCGGTHVAATGQIGLVRVLGESAVGSGVRRIEAVTGEGARAYLAEQDERVKALASVLKVQPGELLPRVEALMDERRKLERELTEARRKLAMGGAQGGSAAEVRDVAGVKYLGKVVTGVEAKDLKGLVDEAKTGLGSGVVLLIAVGADSKASAVVGVTADLTDRLSAVDLVRAASVALGGKGGGGRADMAQAGGPDGTKADDAIEAVAAAIAG, from the coding sequence ATGAGTGGCGTGAATGAAATCCGGTCGACCTTCCTCGACTACTTCCGGAAGAACGGTCACGAGATTGTCTCGTCGAGCCCGCTCGTGCCGCGCAACGATCCGACCCTGATGTTCACCAATGCCGGCATGGTGCAGTTCAAGAATGTCTTCACCGGCCTTGAGACGCGACCCTACAGCACGGCCTCCACGTCGCAGAAGGTGGTGCGTGCCGGCGGCAAGCATAACGACCTGGACAATGTCGGCTATACGGCGCGCCATCTGACCTTCTTCGAAATGCTCGGCAACTTCTCCTTCGGGGATTACTTCAAGGAAAGGGCGATCGAACTCGCCTGGAACCTGGTGACCAGGGATTTCGATCTGCCGAAAGAGCGCCTCCTGGTCACGGTCTATGCCGATGACGAAGATGCCGCCACGCTGTGGAAGAAGATTGCCGGCCTCTCCGACGACAAGATCATCCGCATCGGCACCTCGGATAATTTCTGGCAGATGGGCGATACCGGTCCCTGCGGACCGTGCTCGGAAATCTTCATCGATCAGGGCGAGAATGTCTGGGGCGGCCCGCCCGGTTCGGCGGAAGAGGATGGCGATCGCTTCCTCGAATTCTGGAACCTCGTCTTCATGCAGTTCGATCAGACGGCGCCGGGCGAGCGGACACCCTTGCCGCGTCCGTCGATCGATACCGGCATGGGTCTGGAGCGCATGGCCTGCATCCTGCAGGGGGTCCAGAGCGTCTTCGACACCGATCTTTTCCGCTCGCTCATCTCCGCGACCGAAGACGTCCTGCGCTGCAAGGCCGAGGGAGACCAGGCGGCAAGCTTCCGGGTGATTGCCGATCACTTGCGCTCGTCCGCCTTCCTGATCGCCGATGGCGTGCTGCCCTCCAATGAAGGGCGCGGCTATGTCCTGCGCCGGATCATGCGCCGGGCCATGCGCCACATGCAGCTGCTCGGCGCCCGCGAACCGCTGATGTATCGGCTCCTGCCGGTCCTGATCAGCGAGATGGGCCGCGCCTATCCTGAACTTGGTCGGGCCGAGGCGCTGATTTCCGAGACGCTGAAGCTGGAAGAGACAAAATTCCGTGCCACGCTTGCGCGCGGCCTGTCGCTCCTTTCCGATGCGACGGAGACGCTCACCAAGGGCCAGTCGCTGGATGGAGAGACGGCCTTCAAACTCTATGACACCTACGGCTTCCCGCTCGACCTGACCCAGGACGCGCTGCGGGCCCGCGGGATCGGCGTCGATCTGACCGGCTTCAACGATGCCATGCAGCGGCAGAAGGCCGAGGCCCGCGCCAACTGGGCCGGATCCGGCGAAAAGGCCACGGAAAATGTCTGGTTCGAGCTGAAAGAGAAATTCGGCGCGTCGGAATTCCTCGGCTATGACACGGAGAGCGCCGAAGGCGTGGTTCAGGCTATCGTCCGCGATGGTGGCGTCGTCGAGGGCGCCAAGGCCGGTGATGTCGTGCAGGTCGTGGTCAACCAGACACCCTTCTACGGCGAATCGGGTGGCCAGATGGGCGATACCGGTGAGATCACCACCGATAGGGCAAGGCTGACGGTCACCGACACCCAGAAGAAGGGCGAGGGCCTGTTCGTCCACTCGGCCGTGGTGGCCGAGGGCGAGGTGAAGTCCGGCGAGGCCGTGGTGCTGTCGGTCGATCATCATCGCCGCTCCAAGCTGCGCGCCAATCATTCCGCCACCCATCTCCTGCATGAGGCGTTGCGCGAGGTTCTTGGCACGCATGTGGCGCAGAAGGGCTCGCTTGTGGCGCCGGAGCGCCTGCGGTTCGATATTTCGCATCCCAAGCCGATGAGTGCCGAGGAGTTGCAGCGGGTCGAGGACATGGCCAATGCCATCATCCTGCAAAACGCCCCGGTCACCACCCGGCTGATGAGCGTGGATGATGCGATTGCCGAGGGCGCCATGGCGCTCTTCGGAGAAAAGTATGGCGATGAGGTCCGCGTCGTCTCGATGGGGACGGGGCTGGAAGGCGCCAAGGCGGGCAAGGCCTATTCGGTTGAATTGTGCGGCGGCACGCATGTGGCCGCGACGGGGCAGATCGGCCTGGTGCGGGTGCTTGGCGAAAGCGCCGTGGGCTCCGGCGTGCGCCGCATCGAGGCGGTCACCGGGGAGGGCGCGCGCGCCTATCTCGCCGAACAGGATGAGCGGGTCAAGGCGCTGGCCTCCGTGCTGAAGGTTCAGCCGGGTGAGCTTCTGCCGCGCGTCGAGGCCCTGATGGATGAGCGCCGCAAGCTCGAGCGCGAGCTGACCGAGGCGCGTCGCAAGCTGGCCATGGGCGGCGCCCAGGGCGGTAGTGCGGCCGAGGTGCGCGATGTGGCTGGCGTCAAATATCTCGGCAAGGTCGTGACCGGCGTCGAAGCCAAGGATCTGAAGGGGCTGGTGGACGAGGCCAAGACCGGGCTCGGCTCCGGCGTCGTGCTGCTGATCGCCGTGGGTGCCGATTCCAAGGCGAGCGCCGTCGTCGGCGTCACTGCGGACCTGACCGACCGGCTGAGCGCCGTCGATCTCGTGCGGGCGGCCTCTGTCGCGCTCGGCGGCAAGGGCGGCGGCGGACGCGCCGATATGGCGCAGGCCGGGGGGCCGGACGGCACCAAGGCCGATGACGCCATCGAAGCGGTCGCAGCGGCGATTGCCGGTTGA
- the recA gene encoding recombinase RecA: protein MAQNSLRLVEDKTVDKSKALEAALSQIERSFGKGSIMKLGANESVVEIETVSTGSLSLDIALGIGGLPKGRIVEIYGPESSGKTTLALQTIAEAQKKGGICAFVDAEHALDPVYARKLGVDLQNLLISQPDTGEQALEITDTLVRSGAVDVLVVDSVAALTPRAEIEGEMGDSLPGLQARLMSQALRKLTASISRSNCMVIFINQIRMKIGVMFGSPETTTGGNALKFYASVRLDIRRIGSVKEREEVVGNQTRVKVVKNKMAPPFKQVEFDIMYGEGVSKTGELIDLGVKAGIVEKSGAWFSYNSQRLGQGRENAKTFLRDNPEMAREIETALRQNAGLIADRFLQNGGPDPNDADGDGDGEA, encoded by the coding sequence ATGGCACAGAATTCATTGCGGCTCGTAGAGGACAAGACGGTGGATAAAAGCAAGGCGCTGGAGGCGGCCCTTTCGCAGATTGAACGCTCTTTCGGCAAGGGCTCGATCATGAAGCTCGGCGCGAATGAAAGCGTGGTTGAAATCGAAACCGTGTCCACAGGCTCCCTTAGCCTCGACATCGCGCTCGGCATTGGCGGCCTGCCCAAGGGACGTATCGTCGAAATCTACGGTCCCGAAAGCTCGGGTAAGACAACCCTGGCGCTGCAGACGATTGCGGAAGCCCAGAAGAAGGGCGGGATCTGCGCCTTCGTCGATGCCGAACATGCGCTGGACCCGGTCTATGCCCGCAAGCTCGGCGTCGATCTGCAGAACCTCCTGATTTCGCAGCCGGATACCGGCGAGCAGGCGCTGGAGATCACGGATACGCTGGTGCGGTCCGGCGCGGTCGACGTTCTGGTGGTCGATTCGGTTGCGGCTCTGACGCCGCGCGCCGAAATCGAGGGCGAAATGGGCGACAGCCTTCCCGGCCTGCAGGCGCGTCTGATGAGCCAGGCCTTGCGCAAGCTGACCGCTTCGATCTCCCGCTCCAATTGCATGGTGATCTTCATCAACCAGATCCGCATGAAGATCGGCGTCATGTTCGGTTCGCCCGAAACGACGACCGGCGGCAATGCGCTGAAATTCTATGCCTCGGTTCGTCTCGACATTCGCCGCATCGGTTCGGTGAAGGAGCGCGAGGAGGTTGTCGGCAACCAGACCCGCGTCAAGGTCGTCAAGAACAAGATGGCACCGCCCTTCAAGCAGGTGGAATTCGACATCATGTATGGCGAAGGCGTGTCCAAGACCGGCGAACTGATCGATCTCGGCGTCAAGGCCGGTATCGTGGAGAAGTCGGGCGCCTGGTTCAGCTATAACAGCCAGCGTCTCGGCCAGGGTCGCGAGAATGCCAAGACCTTCCTGCGCGACAATCCGGAGATGGCGCGCGAGATCGAGACGGCCTTGCGCCAGAATGCCGGACTGATTGCCGACCGCTTCCTGCAGAATGGCGGTCCGGATCCCAATGACGCCGACGGCGATGGTGACGGCGAAGCCTGA